A window from bacterium encodes these proteins:
- a CDS encoding GNAT family N-acetyltransferase, which produces MDFEVRIAQTKDFEGIVNLLSQLSPPKEGENLDSEKGKGILKNILNNTDYCLCVVEDKDGVLLGTATLLIQQNLSHGGRPYAHLENVVTDIRHRKKGIGLAMVKFLIEKAKERGCYKVILNCETKNIIFYERCGFRITGEVEMRINL; this is translated from the coding sequence ATGGATTTTGAAGTAAGGATTGCACAGACAAAAGATTTTGAAGGTATTGTAAATCTACTTTCTCAGTTAAGTCCACCAAAGGAAGGAGAGAATTTAGATAGTGAAAAAGGGAAAGGTATTTTGAAGAATATCTTAAATAACACTGATTATTGCCTCTGTGTTGTTGAAGATAAAGATGGGGTATTGTTAGGCACAGCAACACTTCTTATACAACAAAACCTTTCTCATGGTGGAAGACCTTATGCACATCTGGAAAATGTTGTAACTGATATAAGACACAGGAAGAAAGGGATAGGGCTTGCAATGGTAAAGTTTTTGATAGAAAAAGCAAAAGAGAGGGGATGCTATAAGGTTATACTCAATTGTGAAACCAAAAATATTATTTTCTACGAAAGGTGTGGTTTTCGTATCACAGGTGAAGTGGAGATGAGGATTAATCTATAA